CACGTCTCGGGGACGAGCGGGACCAGCCGGGCGAAGGTGTCGGTGTCGACCTCGAGGGTCTTGAGGTTGCGGTTGTTGATCCCGATCACGGTGGCCCCGAGGTCGACCGCCCGGGCCGTCTCCGCCTCGTCGTGGACCTCGACCAGGCAGGTCATGCCGAGCTGGCCGGCCAGGGCCATCAACGAGGCCAGCTGCGCGTCGTCCAGGGCCGCGACGATGAGCAGGACGATGTCGGCGCCCCGGGCCCGGGCCTCCCAGAGCTGGTACTCGCCGACCATGAAGTCCTTGCGCAGCACGGGCACGTCGACCGCCTCGCGGACGGCGGTGAGGTCGTCCAGGGAGCCGGAGAAACGACGCTCCTCGGTCAGCACGGAGATGGCGGTGGCACCGCCCTCGGCATAGGCACGCGCGAGGGCCGCCGGGTCGGCGATCTGCGACAGGTCGCCCTTGCTGGGGCTCCTGCGCTTCACCTCGGCGATCACGGACAGCCCCGGACGCCGCAGCAGGGCGGCCGCGTCGCGTGGCGCCGGCATGCCGTCGCACTGTCGCCGGAGCTGCTCGAGCGGGACCCGGGCCTCGCGCCCGGCCAGGTCCTCACGGACACCGTCGATGATCTGGTCGAGGACAGTGGGCATGCCCCAAGGCTAGTCGACGCTCGGGTCGTCCCCGCGCGTGACCCGGTCCCAGTCGGAGTCGACGCGCTCGCCGCGCGCGCCGCCGACCTCCGTGGTGCCGTCACCGGTCGAACGCTCGTACTTCCCCCCGAGTGCGCCCCACCGGCCACCGCCGCGGACAGCACCGCCCGCGGCGACGAGGAGCAGCACCGCGCCGACGACGGCGACCCACGGCCAGACGTTGGCCGATCCGGTCGCCTCGAGGGTGCCCGTCGTGCCCGAGCCCTCGGCCGCGACGGTCCCGAGCACCTCCGGCGCGCTGAGGACGGCCCGCACCGAGAGGGCGATGACCCCGGCCCCGACCCCGACCATGGCCAGGATGCTGACCCACCGGGCGATCCGCCCGGAGGTCGCCGCGGCGACGGCGGCCGCCATCGCGACCAGCGCCAGCCCGGCCAGCCCCGGAGCGGCGTCGGTTCCGACCGCCGTGGCCTGCGCGGGACCGGCGACACCGTCGACGGTCCCGGTGATCCACACGGCCCGCCCAGCCGCCAGCATGATGATCCCGGCGGCGATCGCGAGCAGCACCACGACGGGCTTGCGCGTCAGCATGCTCATCGGGTCGACCTGCGGACGGGACGCATCGCACGGGCGGCGGCGACCGCGGCCAGGGCCGAGCCGGCCTTGTGCACCGTCTCCTCCTGCTCCAGCACCGGGACGGAGTCCGCGACGATCCCGGCGCCGGCCTGCACGTGCGCGACGCCGTCCTTGATCAGGGCGGTGCGGATGGCGATCGCCATGTCCATGTCACCGTGGAAGTCGAGGTAGCCGACCACTCCGCCGTAGACGCCCCGTCGACTGCGCTCGTACTTCTCGATCAGCTGGAGCGCCCGGGGCTTCGGCGCCCCGGACAGGGTCCCGGCGGGGAAGGTGGCGACGAGGACGTCGAAGGCCGACACCCCCTTCGCCATCTCGCCGACGAGGGTGGACTCGAGGTGGATCACGTGGCTGTAGCGGCGCAGGTTCATGAACTCGACGCAGTCGACGGTGCCCGCGGCGCACACCTTCTGCAGGTCGTTGCGGCCCAGGTCGACGAGCATGACGTGCTCGGAGCGCTCCTTGGGGTCGCCGATGAGGTCCTCCTCGAGCCGGAGGTCCTGCTCGGGCGTCTTCCCGCGGGGGCGGGTCCCGGCGATCGGATGGGTGATCGCCCGTCGTCCGGTCACCTTCACCAGCGCCTCGGGCGAGGAGCCGACGACGTCGTAGGTGGACCCGTCCGGGTGCGGCAGCCGCACGAAGTACATGTACGGGCTCGGGTTGGAGCGCCGCAGCGCCCGGTAGACGTCGAGCCCGTCGACGGGGCACGGGGTGGAGAAGCGCTGCGAGAGGACGACCTGGAAGACCTCACCGGCCCGGATGTCCTCCTTGGCCTCCTCGACGATCTCCTCGAAGCGCTCGACGCTGACGTCGCTCTCGACCTCGGTGCGGGCACGCGCCGCCACCTCGTGGTCGACCGTCGCGACGGTGCTCTCCGCCGGCTCCGCGAGACGCTCGGCCATCGCGTCGATACGGGCCACCGCGTCCCGCCAGGCCTCCTCGACGCGCTGGTCGGTGTCGTCGTAGTTGATCGCGTTGGCCACGAGCAGCAGCGAGCCGTCGCTGTGGTCGAGCACGGCCACGTCCGTGGCAAGCACCAGACCGAGCTCCGGGATCCCGAGGACGTCGGGCAGCTCGCTGGGGACCTTCTCCCACCGGCGGACCGCGTCGTAGGAGACCGCGCCGACCATCCCGCTGGTGAAGGGTGGCAGGCCGTCGACGGGGTCGGTGGAGAGAGCCTCGAGGGTGGCGCGCAGGGCGGCGGTCGGATCACCGTCGGTCGGGACCCCGACGGGCGGCTCGCCGATCCAGTGGGCCCGACCGTCCTGCTCGGTGAGCGTCGCGCGGCTCTGCGCACCGACGATCGACCAGCGCGACCACACCCCACCGTGCTCGGCCGACTCGAGCAGGAAGGTCCCCGGCGCGCCGCCACCGAGCTTGCGGTAGACGCCGACCGGTGTCTCGCCGTCGGCGATGAGTCGGCGCACGACCGGCACCACCCGCCGGTCACGGGCGAGGACGGTGAAGGCGTCCAGGTCGGGCCAGGTCCGGCCCGGGGCGAGGTCGGGGATCTCGGTGCGGGGCGCACTCATGGCCGCTCTCCCGGGTCCGCCCCGAGATCTCCCGCGTCGAAGCAGGTGCGCCGGCCCGTGTGGCAGGCAGCGCCGACCTGGTCGACGCGGACGAGGAGTGCGTCACCGTCGCAGTCGAGGGCGACCGATCGGACGTGCTGCGTGTGGCCCGAGGTGTCGCCCTTGCGCCAGTACTCCTGGCGGCTGCGGGACCAGAAGGTCACCCGGCCGGACGTCAGTGTGCGGTGCAGCGCCTCGTCGTCCATCCATCCGAGCATCAGCACCTCACCGGTGTCGTGCTGCTGGATGATGGCCGCGACGAGTCCGGCGGAGTCACGGGTCAGGCGCGCCGCGACCTCGGCGGGCAGGGGCGAGGAAGGGGTGGACACGCCTGCCATTCTGCACTCCGGCGCCGGCCGCCGCCGAGCCGCCCACCGCGATGTCAGCCGGGTCTCGAATAGGCCACGGACGCCCCGGCGGCGCCGTCCGTCCAGACGGCGGGGTTACCCTTCGACGTCATACGACCTGTCTCCCGACCCCGGAGTACCGATGATCCGCCATGCCAGCATCGAGCGAGCCGCCCTGTGCGACACCTTCCTCGAGGTCGGGCCCGATGCGCCCACGCTCTGCGGTGACTGGACCAGCGGAGACCTGCTCGCCCACCTCCTCGTGCGTGAGGGCCGCCCCGATGCCTCCGCGGGCATCTACGTCCCCGCCCTGGCGGGCCGGGCCGAGAAGGCCATGGCCCGCCTGCGGGCCGAGCACGACCACGAGGCGCTCGTCGAGCGACTGCGCCAGGGCCCACCGGCGTGGCACCCGACGCGCGTCGCCGCGGTGGACGAGAAGGTCAACCTCGTGGAGTTCTTCGTCCACCACGAGGACGTCCTGCGGGCAGGTCTCGGCGCGCCCCGGCGCTCGTTGAGCGCCGAGCACATCGCGGCCCTGGGGGACCAGCTCGCGGTGATGGGCAGGATGCTCTTCCGCCGCACGCGTGGGGTCCGGGTCGAGCTCGTCACCGCCAAGCGCCACACGCGGATCGGCTCCGGTGACGGACCGGTGGTCCAGATCCACGGGCGTCCGGGCGAGATCCTGCTGTTCGGCTTCGGCCGGCGGGACGTCGCCGAGGTCGAGCTGATCGGCCCACCGGAGGCCGTCGAGACGGTCCGGACGACCGACTACGGCCTCTAGGCGCTGTCCTCCCGGTCACCGGCGTCACCGCGCCGGACGGGGTGGCCCGCGGCGGCCAGGGCGTCCTTGACCGCCCCGATCGTCACCTCGCCGAAGTGGAAGATGCTCGCCGCGAGCACGGCATCGGCTCCGGCGTCGACCGCCGGCGGGAAGTGCTCCGCGGTCCCCGCTCCCCCGCTGGCGACCACCGGGATGGTGACCTCGGGACGGACCGCGGCGATCAGCTCGAGGTCGAAGCCGGCCTTCGTGCCGTCCGCGTCCATCGAGTTCAGGAGGATCTCACCGGCGCCGAGCTCGGCGGCCCGGGCACACCACTCGACCGCATCGATCCCCGTGCCGCGGCGACCCCCGTGGGTCGTCACCTCGAACCCCTCCCCGAGGGAGCCGTCCGCGGCGCGGCGGCGACGCACGTCTGCGGAGAGGACGAGCACCTGGGCGCCGAACCGGTCGGCGACCTCGCTGATCAGCTCGGGGCGGGCGATCGCGGCGGTGTTGACGCCGACCTTGTCCGCGCCGCAGCGCAGCAGACGGTCCACGTCCTCGACGGTGCGCACGCCTCCGCCGACGGTCAACGGGATGAAGACCTCCTCGGCGGTGCGGGTGACCACGTCGTAGGTGGTCGACCGGTCGCCGCTGCTGGCGGTGACGTCGAGGAAGGTCAGCTCGTCCGCCCCCTCCCGGCCGTACCGGCGGGCGAGCTCGACCGGGTCGCCGGCATCGCGGAGGTTCTCGAAGTTGACGCCCTTGACGACCCGTCCGGCGTCGACGTCGAGGCAGGGGATGACACGTACGGCGAGGGACACGCTGGCAGCCTACCCAGCCTCGGCGCGGGCTACGCTTCGCCCCGATGCAGCCCGTGACCCGGATCCTCGCCCACGCCGCCGACGCGCCCCCGTCCTGCGGGGCCGTGCGCGTCATCGGCATCGACGGGCGCAGCGGATCGGGCAAGACCTCACTCGGCCGGCAGGTCGCCGCGCGGTGGTCGGCCCCGTTGGTCTCGATGGACGAGATCTACCCGGGCTGGGACGGCCTGGCCGACGCGGTCGGCATCCTCGTGCAGCACGTCCTCCTCCCCGTGTCCGAGGGCCGGGGTGCGGTCGTGCCCACGTGGGACTGGACCGCCCACGCGCCCGGCCCCCGTCGGGAGCTGGCCGTGGGGGGACGGCTCGTGGTCGAGGGCTGCGGCAGCACCGTGGGCGCGGCCTCGCCCCTGGTGGGCACCCGCGTCTGGCTCGACGGTCCGGCACCCGTGCGTCGGGCGCGCGCGATCGAGCGCGACGGCGAGGTCTTCGAGCAGCACTGGGACATGTGGGCCCGGCAGGAGGCGGCGCTCTTCGGCCGGGACGGCACCCGTGAGCGTGCCCATCTCCTCTTCGACACCGGTGCGTAGCCGGCCGGGCGGAGGGGGCTCAGCGCCCCACGAGGTCGGCCAGCTGCTGCGCGGCCTCGAGGGAGCGCGGTCCGTCGGCCCGCTGGATGGCCATGACGGCCATCTCCGTGCCGTCGGCGAGATCGAGCCGCACCCACGGCATGCCCTGCGAGAAGCGCACCGCGACGATGTCCTCCCACGGCACGTGCTCCCCGGGCCCGAGGTTGCGCACCCACAGCCCGTCGGCGTCCGGCCGGGCGTGGATCGTGGCGTAGCGGTGCATGAAGGCAGCGGTCGCCACACCGATCCCGGCACTGGTGAACCGGTCCATGGGGCCGTAGCGCTCGGGCAGGAGGACGGCCAGCGCGAGGGCCCCGACGAGGATCGCCACCCCGATGACGATGGGCACGATGCGTCCCCGGACGGGACGGAAGGTCGGCGCGGACGAACGGTCCATCTCCGTCACAGGCGGCACGCCGAGATCTCCGTGACGAGGATCGCCCGTGCCCCGAGGTCGTACAGCTCGTCCATGATCCGGTTGGTCTGCCCGCGCGGGACCATGGAGCGCACCGCGCACCACGTCTCGTCGTGCAGGGTGCTGACGGTCGGCGACTCCAGCCCGGGAGTCAGCTCCACCGCCCGGGAGACGAGGTCGGCCGGGCAGTCGTAGTCGAGCAGCACGTACTCCCGGGCCGTGACGACGCCCTTGATGCGCCGGTGCAGCACGTCGATCCCGACCTCGCTGGCGTCGGACCGCCGGATGAGCACGGCCTCGCTGCGCAGGATCGGCTCGCCGAAGACCTCCAGTCCCTGCTGCCGCAGGGTGGTGCCGGTCTCGACGACGTCGGCGATGGCGTCGGCGACCCCGAGGGTGATCGCGGTCTCGACCGCTCCGTCCAGGCGCACGACCTCGGTGGAGATCCCCTTCGCCGCGAGGTGGTCGCGCACGAGGCCCGCGTAGGAGGTGGCCACCCGGCGACCGTCGAGGTCGGCCGCGGTGCTGGCCTCACCGGGACGGCCGGCGAAACGGAAGGTCGACCCGGCGAAGCCCAGGCCCATGACCTCGGTCGCGGCCGAGCCGGAGTCGAGGAGCAGGTCACGCCCGGTGATCCCGGCATCGACCTGCCCCTTGCCGACGTAGAGGGCGACGTCACGGGGGCGCAGGTAGAAGAACTCGACGTCGTTGTCGGGGTCGGCGACGACGAGCTCCTTGCTGTCGCGACGGACCCGGTAGCCCGCCTCGCGGAGCATCTCCACGGCGGGTTCGGACAGGGAGCCCTTGTTGGGCACGGCGATACGCACGTCGGTCCTCTCAGAGGTGGGTGTAGACGTCGTCGGGGGTCAGGCCACCGTCGATCATCAGCACCTGCAGGTGGTAGAGGAGCTGGCTGATCTCCTCGGCCAGCTCCTCCTTGCTCTCGTACTCCGCGGCCATCCACACCTCGGCGGCCTCCTCGACGATCTTCTTGCCGATCGCGTGGGTGCCGGCGTCGAGCTGGGCGACGGTGCCCGAGCCCTCGGGCCGCTCGGCGGCCTTCTGGGTGAGTTCGGCGAAGAGGGTCTCGAAGGTCTTCACAACGGGCCAGCCTAGTTGGCGCCGGCCGGTGCCGACGCCACGGGTTCACCGTCCGGACGCGGATGCGGCTCGCGCGCCGTCGGGGGACGTCAGTGGGCGTGGCGCTGCGCGAGCTCCCGCAGCTCGTCGACCGCGCCCGCGGCGTCGTCCGCCC
Above is a window of Janibacter cremeus DNA encoding:
- a CDS encoding phosphoribosyl-ATP diphosphatase, encoding MKTFETLFAELTQKAAERPEGSGTVAQLDAGTHAIGKKIVEEAAEVWMAAEYESKEELAEEISQLLYHLQVLMIDGGLTPDDVYTHL
- the hisI gene encoding phosphoribosyl-AMP cyclohydrolase: MAGVSTPSSPLPAEVAARLTRDSAGLVAAIIQQHDTGEVLMLGWMDDEALHRTLTSGRVTFWSRSRQEYWRKGDTSGHTQHVRSVALDCDGDALLVRVDQVGAACHTGRRTCFDAGDLGADPGERP
- a CDS encoding anthranilate synthase component I, whose translation is MSAPRTEIPDLAPGRTWPDLDAFTVLARDRRVVPVVRRLIADGETPVGVYRKLGGGAPGTFLLESAEHGGVWSRWSIVGAQSRATLTEQDGRAHWIGEPPVGVPTDGDPTAALRATLEALSTDPVDGLPPFTSGMVGAVSYDAVRRWEKVPSELPDVLGIPELGLVLATDVAVLDHSDGSLLLVANAINYDDTDQRVEEAWRDAVARIDAMAERLAEPAESTVATVDHEVAARARTEVESDVSVERFEEIVEEAKEDIRAGEVFQVVLSQRFSTPCPVDGLDVYRALRRSNPSPYMYFVRLPHPDGSTYDVVGSSPEALVKVTGRRAITHPIAGTRPRGKTPEQDLRLEEDLIGDPKERSEHVMLVDLGRNDLQKVCAAGTVDCVEFMNLRRYSHVIHLESTLVGEMAKGVSAFDVLVATFPAGTLSGAPKPRALQLIEKYERSRRGVYGGVVGYLDFHGDMDMAIAIRTALIKDGVAHVQAGAGIVADSVPVLEQEETVHKAGSALAAVAAARAMRPVRRSTR
- the hisF gene encoding imidazole glycerol phosphate synthase subunit HisF, with product MSLAVRVIPCLDVDAGRVVKGVNFENLRDAGDPVELARRYGREGADELTFLDVTASSGDRSTTYDVVTRTAEEVFIPLTVGGGVRTVEDVDRLLRCGADKVGVNTAAIARPELISEVADRFGAQVLVLSADVRRRRAADGSLGEGFEVTTHGGRRGTGIDAVEWCARAAELGAGEILLNSMDADGTKAGFDLELIAAVRPEVTIPVVASGGAGTAEHFPPAVDAGADAVLAASIFHFGEVTIGAVKDALAAAGHPVRRGDAGDREDSA
- the trpC gene encoding indole-3-glycerol phosphate synthase TrpC gives rise to the protein MPTVLDQIIDGVREDLAGREARVPLEQLRRQCDGMPAPRDAAALLRRPGLSVIAEVKRRSPSKGDLSQIADPAALARAYAEGGATAISVLTEERRFSGSLDDLTAVREAVDVPVLRKDFMVGEYQLWEARARGADIVLLIVAALDDAQLASLMALAGQLGMTCLVEVHDEAETARAVDLGATVIGINNRNLKTLEVDTDTFARLVPLVPETCVRVAESGVQGPEEARLFARAGADAILVGEALVVGGDPAAGVRSMIDAGVTR
- the hisG gene encoding ATP phosphoribosyltransferase, producing the protein MRIAVPNKGSLSEPAVEMLREAGYRVRRDSKELVVADPDNDVEFFYLRPRDVALYVGKGQVDAGITGRDLLLDSGSAATEVMGLGFAGSTFRFAGRPGEASTAADLDGRRVATSYAGLVRDHLAAKGISTEVVRLDGAVETAITLGVADAIADVVETGTTLRQQGLEVFGEPILRSEAVLIRRSDASEVGIDVLHRRIKGVVTAREYVLLDYDCPADLVSRAVELTPGLESPTVSTLHDETWCAVRSMVPRGQTNRIMDELYDLGARAILVTEISACRL
- a CDS encoding Trp biosynthesis-associated membrane protein is translated as MSMLTRKPVVVLLAIAAGIIMLAAGRAVWITGTVDGVAGPAQATAVGTDAAPGLAGLALVAMAAAVAAATSGRIARWVSILAMVGVGAGVIALSVRAVLSAPEVLGTVAAEGSGTTGTLEATGSANVWPWVAVVGAVLLLVAAGGAVRGGGRWGALGGKYERSTGDGTTEVGGARGERVDSDWDRVTRGDDPSVD
- a CDS encoding PH domain-containing protein, with product MPPVTEMDRSSAPTFRPVRGRIVPIVIGVAILVGALALAVLLPERYGPMDRFTSAGIGVATAAFMHRYATIHARPDADGLWVRNLGPGEHVPWEDIVAVRFSQGMPWVRLDLADGTEMAVMAIQRADGPRSLEAAQQLADLVGR
- a CDS encoding TIGR03085 family metal-binding protein, translated to MIRHASIERAALCDTFLEVGPDAPTLCGDWTSGDLLAHLLVREGRPDASAGIYVPALAGRAEKAMARLRAEHDHEALVERLRQGPPAWHPTRVAAVDEKVNLVEFFVHHEDVLRAGLGAPRRSLSAEHIAALGDQLAVMGRMLFRRTRGVRVELVTAKRHTRIGSGDGPVVQIHGRPGEILLFGFGRRDVAEVELIGPPEAVETVRTTDYGL